The following proteins are encoded in a genomic region of Patescibacteria group bacterium:
- a CDS encoding queuine tRNA-ribosyltransferase family protein translates to MEKIRIKGKDYSLPIYLPDATRAVVKSADALDLKNAQVEGVVVNTYHLMTNPGVSVLKKFGGIKKFMGFEGLVTSDSGGWQIFSLIHRSKSLGTITDKGVTFTLGAKKKTLFSPEKSIEVQFGIGSDVIICLDDFTPPDASVSQIKESVERTVLWAKKSKEHYLKLIEKNEMDKNSRPLLFSVIQGGLNKDLRKYCAEKLLEIGFDGYGFGGYVVNEEDELDLDISDYIAKLIPNKFIKFALGVGAPVEIVNCFEMGWQIFDCTLPTRDGRHKRLYNFAWEPKSLADLRNPKIHQFLYINREMYRRDTRPIGENCDCFVCQNFSRAYLHHLFNIKDTLAYRLATIHNLRTYTKLIQVLRDNTVVS, encoded by the coding sequence ATGGAAAAAATACGAATTAAAGGTAAAGATTATTCTCTTCCCATATATTTACCAGATGCTACAAGAGCGGTTGTAAAATCAGCGGACGCTTTGGATTTAAAGAATGCTCAAGTTGAAGGTGTGGTTGTGAACACTTATCACCTAATGACCAATCCGGGAGTTTCCGTCCTTAAAAAGTTTGGAGGCATAAAAAAGTTTATGGGTTTTGAAGGGTTGGTAACTTCGGATTCTGGCGGTTGGCAAATATTTTCTCTAATCCATAGAAGCAAAAGTTTGGGAACTATAACGGATAAAGGGGTAACTTTTACTCTTGGCGCTAAAAAGAAAACCTTGTTTTCACCCGAAAAATCCATTGAGGTTCAATTTGGAATTGGGTCTGATGTAATAATTTGTTTGGATGATTTTACCCCGCCCGACGCTTCCGTTTCTCAAATAAAGGAAAGTGTGGAACGAACTGTTTTGTGGGCGAAAAAAAGCAAAGAGCATTATCTGAAACTTATTGAAAAAAATGAAATGGATAAAAACTCCCGTCCCTTGCTTTTTTCGGTTATACAAGGAGGGTTAAATAAGGATTTAAGAAAATATTGCGCAGAAAAGCTCTTGGAAATCGGGTTTGACGGATATGGGTTTGGGGGATATGTGGTAAATGAAGAGGATGAGTTGGACCTTGATATTTCCGATTATATTGCAAAACTAATTCCCAACAAATTTATAAAATTTGCTTTAGGCGTTGGCGCGCCTGTTGAAATTGTTAACTGTTTTGAAATGGGGTGGCAGATTTTTGATTGTACTTTACCCACAAGAGACGGCAGGCATAAAAGGTTATACAACTTTGCTTGGGAGCCAAAGAGTTTAGCCGATTTAAGAAACCCTAAAATTCATCAGTTTTTGTATATAAATAGGGAAATGTATAGAAGAGATACTCGTCCAATCGGTGAAAATTGCGATTGTTTTGTATGCCAAAACTTTTCCAGAGCTTATTTGCACCATCTTTTTAATATAAAGGATACCTTGGCTTATCGTTTAGCCACAATTCATAATCTAAGAACCTACACAAAGCTTATACAAGTCCTTCGCGATAATACTGTGGTTAGTTAG
- a CDS encoding ferredoxin, which translates to MKIVLRKEKCIGCGSCVSVAPDIFELKDGIVNLKKEPDLTDPKILGQVKLAASLCPTSVIEVVEE; encoded by the coding sequence ATGAAAATAGTTTTGCGCAAAGAAAAATGTATAGGATGTGGAAGTTGCGTAAGCGTAGCTCCGGATATTTTTGAGTTAAAAGACGGGATTGTTAACCTAAAAAAGGAACCCGACTTAACCGACCCAAAAATTCTTGGGCAGGTAAAACTCGCCGCCTCTCTCTGCCCTACTAGTGTAATAGAAGTTGTGGAGGAGTGA
- a CDS encoding site-specific DNA-methyltransferase, giving the protein MSPLPISSSVPFFEHENILIYNDDILKIGSVPNNSVDLIITSPPYNVDIHYNSHTDNLTYEDYLEFTERWIKKVFDLAKNEGRFLLNIPLDKNKGGQKSVGADITKIAKDIGWKYHSTIIWNEGNISRRTAWGSFMSASAPYVIAPVELILVLYKDSWKKTGGSRKNDITKQEFMGWTNGVWTFPGQSKKGAGGHPAPFPIELPRRCIKLFSFIGDTVLDPFLGSGSTLIATYLHNRKGIGVDIDKDYCDIAIKRLQQEAKIKQSSLLTSI; this is encoded by the coding sequence ATGAGTCCATTACCAATATCAAGTAGTGTTCCTTTCTTTGAACATGAAAACATTTTAATTTACAACGACGATATTCTAAAAATCGGGTCTGTTCCAAATAATTCTGTGGATTTAATTATTACCTCCCCGCCTTATAATGTGGACATTCATTATAATTCTCATACTGACAATTTAACCTATGAAGATTATTTAGAATTTACTGAAAGATGGATTAAAAAAGTTTTTGATTTAGCGAAAAACGAAGGACGTTTTTTACTGAACATTCCACTTGATAAAAATAAAGGGGGTCAGAAATCGGTTGGTGCAGATATTACAAAAATCGCAAAAGATATCGGTTGGAAATATCACTCAACAATCATTTGGAACGAAGGAAACATATCCCGCCGCACTGCTTGGGGCTCATTCATGTCCGCTTCCGCCCCTTATGTGATAGCGCCTGTGGAATTGATTTTGGTTTTGTATAAAGATAGCTGGAAAAAAACTGGCGGAAGTAGAAAAAATGACATCACAAAGCAAGAATTTATGGGGTGGACAAATGGTGTTTGGACATTTCCTGGTCAAAGCAAAAAAGGGGCGGGTGGCCACCCCGCGCCATTTCCAATTGAATTGCCAAGACGATGTATAAAGTTATTTAGTTTTATTGGGGATACGGTTTTAGATCCATTTTTGGGCAGTGGTTCAACGCTTATCGCTACCTATCTGCACAATAGAAAGGGAATTGGCGTTGATATTGATAAAGATTATTGTGATATAGCAATAAAACGTTTGCAACAAGAAGCAAAAATAAAACAATCAAGTTTGTTAACTTCAATATGA
- a CDS encoding HNH endonuclease, with the protein MKKKNKSIKDLLIEYFKAHPKEDMSHGPVVDWVETRYKRLYDKKPRDTWRSIRNLHEIEFLVKVKKGIYRYDPDAVKQRELEDFTSEQKEYILKRDGYKCVVCGRGIREGIELQIDHIKPKYLGGKSVMENGQTLCAQHNFIKKTLKQTETGKKMFIRLYELAKSEGNENLKKFCADVLETYEKYGINGHIVWER; encoded by the coding sequence ATGAAGAAAAAGAATAAATCAATTAAAGATCTGCTTATTGAATATTTTAAGGCACACCCGAAAGAGGACATGTCGCATGGCCCAGTTGTTGATTGGGTAGAAACTAGATATAAACGACTTTATGATAAGAAACCAAGAGACACTTGGAGGTCAATTAGGAATTTACACGAGATTGAATTTTTGGTAAAAGTTAAAAAGGGAATTTATCGTTATGATCCCGATGCGGTTAAACAAAGAGAGTTAGAAGATTTTACATCTGAGCAAAAAGAATATATTTTGAAGCGAGACGGGTATAAATGCGTTGTTTGTGGGCGTGGAATAAGAGAAGGTATAGAACTCCAAATTGACCATATTAAACCAAAATATCTTGGTGGAAAATCTGTAATGGAGAATGGGCAAACTTTGTGCGCTCAACATAATTTTATAAAGAAAACTCTTAAACAGACGGAAACCGGGAAGAAAATGTTTATCCGTCTATACGAATTGGCAAAAAGTGAGGGTAACGAAAACTTAAAAAAGTTTTGCGCTGATGTATTAGAAACCTACGAAAAATATGGTATTAATGGACACATTGTTTGGGAAAGATAA
- the fusA gene encoding elongation factor G has translation MPELIKKYPLERIRNIGIIAHIDAGKTTTTESVLYYTGKTHKIGEIDSGDTQMDWMEQERERGITITSAATTCFWKDYRVNIIDTPGHVDFTAEVERSLRVLDGAVVVFDGKMGVESQSETVWRQADKYKVPRICFINKINQTGGDFYKSFESIKERLSQNAYLLQLPIGFEKELKGAVDLVSMKAYTYSDLRADDFAKEDIPNDMLEQAKKYRNKLVEKVVEYDDSAMERYLSEGDTFSQEELTSLIRKAVIAGDFFGVMGGDGRGIAARLVLDAVINFLPSPLDVPPVKGINPKTNAEEPCLVDEKEPFAALAFKIQTDPYVGRLTYFRVYSGKLTAGSYVLNSTKGERERIGRIMLMHANHREELKEISAGEIGATGGLKNTFTGDTLCFEDKPIILESIKFPEPVISVAIEPKTKADQEKLGVALKKLAEEDPTFKIRTNVDTGQTLIAGMGELHLEILVDRMKREFSVEANVGAPQVAYKETINDIVRQEGKYIHQSGGRGQYGHVYIRIEPLKKGEGFIFKDEIVGGSIPKEYIPGVEKGIREALENGVLAGHPVVDVLAALYDGSFHEVDSSEIAFKLAAREAFREACKKAKPSLLEPIMKVAVTTPEEFLGEVIGDLSSRRGKIESTETKNNVKIVYGSVPLSTMFGYSTILRSLTQGRASFTMEPSHYEEIPVNLIENIAKREIKR, from the coding sequence ATGCCTGAACTCATTAAAAAATATCCGCTTGAACGGATAAGAAATATTGGAATAATAGCGCACATTGACGCCGGTAAAACCACCACTACCGAGAGTGTTTTGTATTATACCGGTAAAACTCACAAAATTGGCGAGATAGATTCCGGCGATACCCAAATGGACTGGATGGAACAAGAACGGGAACGAGGCATAACTATAACTTCCGCCGCCACCACTTGTTTTTGGAAAGACTATCGCGTAAATATTATAGATACCCCAGGGCATGTGGATTTTACCGCCGAGGTTGAAAGGTCTTTGCGGGTTTTGGACGGGGCGGTTGTGGTGTTTGACGGGAAAATGGGGGTTGAATCCCAAAGCGAAACAGTTTGGAGGCAAGCGGATAAATACAAAGTACCGAGAATTTGTTTTATTAATAAAATTAACCAGACCGGTGGAGATTTTTATAAAAGTTTTGAGTCTATAAAAGAAAGGCTTTCTCAAAACGCATACCTCCTTCAATTGCCTATTGGTTTTGAAAAAGAACTTAAAGGCGCTGTTGACCTTGTCTCAATGAAAGCTTATACCTACTCCGATTTGCGCGCGGACGATTTTGCCAAAGAGGATATTCCAAACGATATGCTTGAACAAGCCAAAAAATATAGGAATAAACTTGTTGAAAAAGTGGTTGAATATGACGATTCTGCTATGGAAAGATATTTGTCCGAAGGCGACACTTTTTCGCAGGAAGAACTAACTAGTCTTATAAGAAAGGCGGTTATAGCGGGAGATTTTTTTGGAGTTATGGGTGGGGATGGTAGGGGTATTGCGGCAAGACTTGTTTTGGATGCGGTAATTAATTTTTTGCCTTCGCCTTTAGATGTTCCGCCTGTTAAGGGGATTAATCCTAAAACTAATGCCGAAGAACCTTGTCTTGTTGACGAAAAAGAACCTTTTGCGGCGCTTGCTTTTAAAATTCAAACCGACCCTTATGTGGGCAGACTTACATATTTTAGGGTTTATTCCGGAAAATTAACGGCGGGAAGTTATGTTTTAAATAGCACCAAAGGCGAAAGGGAAAGAATAGGGAGAATTATGTTAATGCACGCAAACCATCGGGAGGAGCTTAAAGAGATTTCTGCGGGAGAGATTGGAGCGACAGGTGGACTTAAAAACACTTTTACCGGAGATACTTTGTGTTTTGAGGATAAGCCTATTATTCTTGAATCTATTAAATTTCCCGAGCCTGTTATATCCGTTGCCATAGAACCGAAGACTAAAGCCGACCAAGAAAAGTTGGGTGTGGCGTTAAAAAAATTGGCGGAGGAAGACCCTACTTTTAAGATAAGAACGAATGTGGATACGGGTCAAACATTAATAGCCGGTATGGGAGAACTGCATTTGGAAATATTGGTTGATAGAATGAAAAGGGAATTTAGCGTTGAGGCGAATGTGGGCGCGCCTCAAGTTGCCTACAAAGAAACTATTAACGATATTGTTCGTCAAGAAGGAAAATATATTCACCAATCGGGGGGGCGGGGGCAATACGGACATGTTTATATTAGAATTGAACCTCTAAAGAAAGGAGAAGGTTTTATTTTTAAAGATGAAATTGTTGGAGGGTCAATACCAAAAGAGTATATTCCCGGTGTGGAAAAAGGTATCCGCGAAGCTTTAGAAAACGGTGTTTTGGCGGGACACCCTGTGGTTGATGTGTTGGCGGCTTTGTACGATGGGTCTTTTCACGAAGTAGACTCAAGCGAAATTGCGTTTAAGCTTGCCGCGAGGGAAGCTTTTAGGGAAGCTTGCAAAAAGGCTAAACCGTCTTTGCTTGAACCGATAATGAAAGTGGCGGTTACCACGCCCGAAGAATTTTTAGGGGAAGTTATAGGAGATTTATCTAGCCGTAGAGGCAAAATTGAAAGCACCGAAACTAAAAATAATGTCAAAATAGTGTACGGGTCTGTTCCTTTGTCCACTATGTTTGGTTACTCTACAATTTTAAGGAGCTTAACGCAGGGCAGAGCGTCATTTACTATGGAACCCAGCCACTACGAGGAAATCCCCGTTAATTTAATTGAAAATATCGCCAAAAGAGAGATAAAAAGATAA